The genomic DNA TTCATGTCCGCCGTCCACTCGTTGTTTTTGGCCGCCCGCTCGGACTCGGGCATGGCCAGCCACTTGCGATGGTCAAAAGTGTCTCCTCCTCGCCACCCGGAGAGATCCCGTCCATTATAGAGGGCGGTGAAGCCGGCGGGCGGGCGGGGCGCGGCTTGGAGGGTGGGAGAAATCAGGGCGGCGCCGAGGACAATGGCAAAGAGTGAACGATGCGTTTTCATGGCTGAGCGTCCACGCTACCTTCCGTCCTGGCGGGATGCAAAATTTCTTTCCGAGAAAAGTTGGGATCGAGGGCATGAAAAGGTAGCCAACCCTCCCGGCACCCTCTAGCATCCGCCCGCATTCGAACGAACCAGGCATGAAGGCATTATTGGCTCTTGAAGATGGCAGTGTTTTTACCGGACGGGCGTTTGGCGCCAAAGCCAGCGCGATCGGCGAGGTTTGCTTCAACACCTCCATGACGGGTTATCAAGAGATCTTGAGCGATCCGTCCTACAAGGGGCAGATCGTGGCCATGACCTACCCTTTGATCGGGAATTATGGCATCAACCGGCAGGACGTGGAGTCTTACCGTCCGCACGTGGCCGGTTTCGTCATCCGCGAGCTCTCGCCGGTGGTCAGCAACTGGCGTTCGGATTTGAGTTTGGAAAAGTATCTGGAGGAAAACGGCATCCCAGGCATCGACAGTATCGACACGAGGGCCCTGACCAAGAAACTCCGTGTGCGCGGGGCGTTGAATGGGTTTTTGACCACGGAGGACATTTCCGTGGAGGAAGCCCGGCACCGCGCGAAGAGTTGGCCGGGATTGGTTGGGGTAGACTACGTCAAGGAGGTGACGCATGCCGCGCCGTTCGATTGGGACCCCCGGGATGAGCAGAGCTCGAGTTTCCGCCTCGTGCAGAAAGAACCCGGGGTGGATCCGCGCCTGGCCCGGCAGCCGCTGCCGCCGGCGGACGTGCCGATCGTGGCTTACGATTTTGGAATGAAGTACAACATCCTGCGCCGGCTCCGCCAGCGGGGGTTCCAAGTGAGGGTGGTTCCGGCGGGCACACTGGCGGAGGAAGCGTTGAAGTCCAAGCCTGCCGGTATTTTTCTCTCCAATGGGCCGGGTGACCCTTCGGCCGTGCATTATGCGGCGCGAGCCGTGGCGGACTTGTTGAAGACCGGCATTCCCATGTTTGGCATTTGTCTCGGGCACCAGATTTTGGGGCTGGCCCTCGGAGGAAAGACGTTCAAGTTGAAGTTCGGCCACCGTGGAGCCAACCAGCCGGTGAAGGATTTGGACTCGGGCCGGGTGGAGATTACTTCACAGAATCACGGGTTCGCGTTGGACGCGGCTTCCCTGCCGGAGGACGTGGTGGTGAACCGAATCAACTTGAATGACCAGACGGTGGAAGGCATGCGGCACAAGCGGAAGCCGGTGTTTTGTGTGCAGTATCATCCTGAAGCGTCGCCGGGTCCTCACGATTCGACGCCGCTTTTCGACGAGTTTCGCGCGCTGGT from Verrucomicrobiota bacterium includes the following:
- the carA gene encoding glutamine-hydrolyzing carbamoyl-phosphate synthase small subunit, with product MKALLALEDGSVFTGRAFGAKASAIGEVCFNTSMTGYQEILSDPSYKGQIVAMTYPLIGNYGINRQDVESYRPHVAGFVIRELSPVVSNWRSDLSLEKYLEENGIPGIDSIDTRALTKKLRVRGALNGFLTTEDISVEEARHRAKSWPGLVGVDYVKEVTHAAPFDWDPRDEQSSSFRLVQKEPGVDPRLARQPLPPADVPIVAYDFGMKYNILRRLRQRGFQVRVVPAGTLAEEALKSKPAGIFLSNGPGDPSAVHYAARAVADLLKTGIPMFGICLGHQILGLALGGKTFKLKFGHRGANQPVKDLDSGRVEITSQNHGFALDAASLPEDVVVNRINLNDQTVEGMRHKRKPVFCVQYHPEASPGPHDSTPLFDEFRALVLSK